One stretch of Cygnus olor isolate bCygOlo1 chromosome 1, bCygOlo1.pri.v2, whole genome shotgun sequence DNA includes these proteins:
- the DUSP6 gene encoding dual specificity protein phosphatase 6 isoform X2 — translation MLDTLRPVPFASEMAISKSVAWLNEQLEMGNERLLLMDCRPQELYESSHIESAINVAIPGIMLRRLQKGNLPLRSLVASSEEDRERFARRCGTDTVVLYDEHSRDWNENTGGESVLGLLLKRLKDEGCKAFYLEDEARGKNCGVLVHCLAGISRSVTVTVAYLMQKLNLSMNDAYDIVKMKKSNISPNFNFMGQLLDFERTLGLSSPCDNRVPNQQLYFTTPSNQNVFQVDSLQST, via the exons ATGCTAGATACGCTCAGACCCGTCCCTTTCGCGTCGGAAATGGCGATTAGTAAATCCGTGGCGTGGCTGAACGAGCAGCTGGAGATGGGCAACGAGCGGCTGCTGCTGATGGACTGCCGGCCGCAGGAGTTGTACGAGTCGTCCCACATCGAGTCAGCCATCAACGTGGCCATCCCCGGCATCATGCTGCGGCGGCTGCAGAAGGGCAACCTGCCCCTGCGCTCCCTCGTCGCCAGCAGCGAGGAGGACCGGGAGCGTTTCGCCCGCCGGTGCGGCACCGACACGGTGGTGCTGTACGACGAGCACAGCCGCGACTGGAACGAGAACACGGGCGGCGAGtccgtgctggggctgctcctcaAGCGCCTCAAAGACGAAGGCTGCAAGGCGTTTTATCTGGAAG ATGAAGCACGGGGGAAGAACTGCGGCGTCCTGGTGCATTGCTTAGCAGGGATCAGTCGCTCGGTCACAGTGACGGTGGCCTACCTCATGCAGAAGCTCAACTTGTCCATGAATGATGCCTATGACATCGTCAAGATGAAGAAGTCCAACATTTCTCCCAACTTCAATTTCATGGGTCAGTTGCTGGACTTTGAGCGGaccctggggctgagcagccctTGTGACAATCGTGTGCCGAACCAGCAGCTCTACTTCACCACCCCTTCCAACCAGAACGTCTTCCAGGTGGACTCCCTGCAGTCCACGTGA
- the DUSP6 gene encoding dual specificity protein phosphatase 6 isoform X1 yields MLDTLRPVPFASEMAISKSVAWLNEQLEMGNERLLLMDCRPQELYESSHIESAINVAIPGIMLRRLQKGNLPLRSLVASSEEDRERFARRCGTDTVVLYDEHSRDWNENTGGESVLGLLLKRLKDEGCKAFYLEGGFSKFQAEFALHCETNLDSSCSSSSPPLPVLGLGGLRISSDSSSDIESDIDRDPNSATDSDGSPLSNNQPSFPVEILPYLYLGCAKDSTNLDVLEEFGIKYILNVTPNLPNLFENAGEFKYKQIPISDHWSQNLSQFFPEAISFIDEARGKNCGVLVHCLAGISRSVTVTVAYLMQKLNLSMNDAYDIVKMKKSNISPNFNFMGQLLDFERTLGLSSPCDNRVPNQQLYFTTPSNQNVFQVDSLQST; encoded by the exons ATGCTAGATACGCTCAGACCCGTCCCTTTCGCGTCGGAAATGGCGATTAGTAAATCCGTGGCGTGGCTGAACGAGCAGCTGGAGATGGGCAACGAGCGGCTGCTGCTGATGGACTGCCGGCCGCAGGAGTTGTACGAGTCGTCCCACATCGAGTCAGCCATCAACGTGGCCATCCCCGGCATCATGCTGCGGCGGCTGCAGAAGGGCAACCTGCCCCTGCGCTCCCTCGTCGCCAGCAGCGAGGAGGACCGGGAGCGTTTCGCCCGCCGGTGCGGCACCGACACGGTGGTGCTGTACGACGAGCACAGCCGCGACTGGAACGAGAACACGGGCGGCGAGtccgtgctggggctgctcctcaAGCGCCTCAAAGACGAAGGCTGCAAGGCGTTTTATCTGGAAG GTGGTTTCAGCAAGTTTCAGGCCGAGTTTGCCCTGCACTGCGAAACTAACCTAGACAGCTCGTGtagcagcagctctcctcctctgccagttctggGCTTAGGAGGGCTCCGAATCAGCTCCGATTCCTCATCAGACATTGAATCTGACATTGACAGAGACCCCAATAGTGCCACCGACTCCGATGGCAGCCCTCTCTCCAACAACCAGCCTTCCTTCCCGGTGGAGATTTTACCCTACCTCTACTTAGGCTGTGCCAAGGACTCCACGAATCTGGACGTTTTAGAAGAGTTTGGCATAAAATACATCTTGAATGTTACCCCCAACCTGCCTAATCTCTTTGAAAACGCTGGCGAATTCAAGTACAAGCAGATCCCGATCTCTGACCACTGGAGCCAAAATCTGTCTCAGTTCTTCCCTGAGGCCATCTCCTTCATAG ATGAAGCACGGGGGAAGAACTGCGGCGTCCTGGTGCATTGCTTAGCAGGGATCAGTCGCTCGGTCACAGTGACGGTGGCCTACCTCATGCAGAAGCTCAACTTGTCCATGAATGATGCCTATGACATCGTCAAGATGAAGAAGTCCAACATTTCTCCCAACTTCAATTTCATGGGTCAGTTGCTGGACTTTGAGCGGaccctggggctgagcagccctTGTGACAATCGTGTGCCGAACCAGCAGCTCTACTTCACCACCCCTTCCAACCAGAACGTCTTCCAGGTGGACTCCCTGCAGTCCACGTGA